One genomic segment of Terrihabitans soli includes these proteins:
- a CDS encoding ABCB family ABC transporter ATP-binding protein/permease, which translates to MSSPSTARPAPRAKAGAAPRVNAEGGEFFRAFRDLQPYMWPGDRPDLKLRIALAMLMLVLTKLITIAVPYAFKWATDALTLIDGGREPAADDAWMAFALGAPIAMVMLYGVGRILMVVTAQLRDGLTAAVVMHAVRRLALRVFDHIHRLSLRFHLKRRTGGLSRIVERGRNAIETLTRTAMLTVVPTLFEFALVLGVLWWQFDWRYVAVVSVMVAVYGWFTFSASEWRLGIRRVLNEQDTDASAKAIDSLLNYETVKYFGNEEREAGRYDRAMAGYEKAAIKTYTSLSWLNAGQAVIFSIGLAACMAMAVMDVRAGQNTVGDFVLINAMMIQLYQPLNFMGWVYREIKQAVTDIEAMFRLLGEDPEIEDKPGAPSLVITEGRVRFEDVHFSYDPDRKILKGVSFDVPAGKTVAIVGPSGAGKSTISRLLYRFYDVSSGRIVIDGQDLRDVTQKSVRAAIGMVPQDTVLFNDTIRYNIRYGRWDASEEDIERAAQMAQIDTFIRAMPKGYDTEVGERGLKLSGGEKQRVAIARTILKGPPILILDEATSALDSYTEKEIQDELEQVSRGRTTLVIAHRLSTIVNADEILVMSAGEIVERGTHSELLSKQGLYAGMWDRQREADKARELLARTGEEASPGTEPTDGEDEDPHLDKPPVIATAAGSLG; encoded by the coding sequence ATGAGTAGCCCTTCGACCGCGCGCCCGGCACCGCGCGCGAAAGCCGGCGCCGCGCCGCGCGTCAATGCCGAGGGCGGCGAGTTCTTCCGCGCCTTCCGCGATCTGCAGCCCTATATGTGGCCCGGCGACCGGCCGGACCTGAAGCTGCGCATTGCGCTGGCAATGCTGATGCTGGTCCTGACCAAGCTCATCACCATCGCCGTGCCTTACGCCTTCAAATGGGCGACGGACGCGCTGACCCTGATCGATGGCGGCCGCGAGCCCGCAGCCGATGATGCGTGGATGGCGTTCGCGCTCGGTGCGCCGATCGCCATGGTGATGCTCTACGGCGTCGGACGCATTCTGATGGTCGTCACGGCGCAATTGCGCGACGGTCTCACCGCCGCCGTCGTCATGCATGCGGTGCGGCGCCTGGCGCTGCGCGTCTTCGATCACATTCATCGCCTCAGCCTGCGCTTTCATCTGAAACGCCGCACCGGCGGCCTGTCGCGTATTGTCGAGCGCGGCCGCAACGCCATCGAAACACTCACGCGCACGGCCATGCTGACGGTCGTGCCGACGCTTTTTGAATTTGCGCTCGTCCTCGGCGTGCTGTGGTGGCAGTTCGACTGGCGCTACGTGGCGGTCGTGTCCGTCATGGTTGCCGTCTATGGCTGGTTCACCTTCTCCGCCTCCGAATGGCGGCTCGGCATCCGCCGCGTTTTGAACGAGCAGGATACGGACGCCAGCGCCAAAGCCATCGACAGTCTCCTGAACTACGAGACGGTCAAATATTTCGGCAATGAAGAGCGCGAGGCCGGCCGCTACGACCGCGCCATGGCCGGTTACGAGAAAGCCGCCATCAAGACCTACACCTCATTGTCCTGGCTGAACGCCGGGCAGGCGGTGATCTTCTCGATCGGCTTGGCCGCCTGCATGGCGATGGCGGTGATGGATGTGCGCGCCGGGCAAAACACGGTCGGCGATTTCGTGCTCATCAACGCCATGATGATCCAGCTCTACCAGCCGCTGAATTTCATGGGCTGGGTCTATCGCGAAATCAAACAGGCGGTGACGGATATCGAAGCGATGTTCCGTCTGCTCGGCGAAGATCCCGAGATCGAGGACAAGCCCGGCGCTCCGTCGCTCGTCATTACCGAGGGGCGCGTGCGCTTCGAGGACGTGCATTTCTCCTACGATCCTGACCGCAAGATTCTGAAAGGCGTCTCGTTCGATGTTCCGGCCGGAAAGACGGTCGCGATCGTCGGCCCTTCGGGCGCCGGCAAATCGACCATTTCGCGTCTCCTCTACCGCTTCTACGATGTCTCTTCCGGGCGCATCGTCATCGACGGGCAGGACCTTCGCGACGTCACGCAGAAAAGCGTGCGTGCGGCGATCGGCATGGTTCCGCAGGATACCGTGCTGTTCAACGACACGATCCGCTACAATATCCGCTATGGCCGCTGGGATGCGAGCGAGGAAGATATCGAGCGCGCCGCGCAGATGGCGCAGATCGACACTTTCATCCGGGCCATGCCCAAGGGCTATGACACCGAAGTCGGCGAACGTGGATTGAAACTCTCGGGAGGCGAGAAGCAGCGCGTCGCCATCGCCCGCACCATTCTGAAGGGTCCGCCGATCCTGATCCTCGATGAAGCCACTTCGGCGCTCGACAGCTACACCGAAAAGGAAATCCAGGACGAGTTGGAACAGGTCTCGCGCGGACGCACCACGCTCGTCATCGCCCATCGCCTGTCAACCATCGTCAACGCTGATGAGATCTTGGTTATGTCCGCCGGCGAGATCGTCGAGCGCGGCACCCATTCGGAGCTTCTCTCGAAGCAGGGGCTCTATGCCGGCATGTGGGACCGCCAGCGCGAAGCCGACAAGGCGCGCGAGCTTTTGGCCCGCACCGGGGAGGAGGCCTCGCCAGGCACCGAGCCCACTGACGGCGAAGACGAAGACCCCCATCTCGACAAGCCGCCGGTCATCGCGACGGCGGCGGGAAGCTTGGGGTAG
- a CDS encoding phosphatidylserine decarboxylase has product MISSVIDSIRKFIPPIHREGYPFIGIAFVAALILMLLWEPLGWIGFILTVYVAYFFRDPIRVTPLSGNLVVSPADGVVTAVDQAVPPPELGLGREKRTRISIFLSVFNVHVNRVPVGGTIERISYRPGKFLNADLDKASEDNERNSLLIKTGDHQVAVVQIAGLIARRIVCWAKEGETLAPGARFGLIRFGSRLDVYLPAGAVTTTSVGQTAVGGETVLADLSGKAESITFRQD; this is encoded by the coding sequence ATGATCTCGTCCGTCATCGACTCGATCCGCAAATTCATTCCGCCCATCCACCGCGAGGGCTACCCGTTCATCGGCATCGCCTTTGTCGCGGCGCTGATCCTCATGCTGCTGTGGGAGCCGCTCGGCTGGATCGGCTTCATCCTCACGGTCTATGTCGCGTATTTCTTCCGCGACCCGATCCGGGTCACGCCGCTCAGCGGAAATCTCGTGGTGTCGCCGGCCGATGGTGTCGTCACCGCGGTCGATCAGGCGGTGCCGCCGCCGGAGCTTGGGCTCGGCCGTGAAAAGCGCACCCGCATCTCGATCTTCCTGTCGGTGTTCAATGTGCATGTGAACCGCGTGCCGGTCGGCGGCACGATCGAGCGCATATCCTACCGCCCGGGCAAATTCCTCAATGCCGATCTCGACAAAGCGAGCGAGGACAATGAGCGCAACAGCCTCCTGATCAAGACCGGCGATCACCAGGTGGCGGTGGTCCAGATTGCGGGTCTCATCGCCCGCCGCATCGTCTGCTGGGCCAAAGAGGGCGAGACACTCGCCCCCGGAGCCCGTTTTGGCCTGATCCGGTTCGGCTCGCGCCTCGACGTCTACCTCCCGGCCGGGGCGGTTACGACCACCTCTGTCGGCCAGACGGCGGTGGGGGGCGAAACCGTCCTGGCCGACCTGTCCGGTAAGGCTGAATCGATAACCTTCCGGCAGGATTAG
- a CDS encoding TIGR00730 family Rossman fold protein has protein sequence MGLIKSVCVYCGSGLGRDPRHEAAALSLGEDLAKNKVGLVYGGGGMGLMGTVAKSVLEHGGHVTGIIPDFLQNREFMLKEAQEHIVTKDMHERKRLMFEKADAFVALPGGIGTLEELVEQLTWAQLGQHKKPIMIANIGGYWEPLLSMLEHMTAHSFIRETLWVPYLIADRIEDVLPELEKAAQDILEAGERPKKTVAGTPLGKM, from the coding sequence ATGGGTTTGATCAAATCAGTGTGTGTGTATTGCGGGTCCGGGCTCGGCCGGGACCCCCGTCACGAAGCAGCCGCCCTCTCCCTCGGAGAGGATCTCGCGAAAAATAAAGTGGGCCTCGTCTATGGCGGCGGCGGCATGGGCCTTATGGGCACGGTCGCCAAAAGCGTGCTTGAGCACGGCGGTCATGTCACCGGCATCATCCCGGATTTCCTGCAGAACCGGGAGTTCATGCTGAAAGAAGCGCAGGAGCATATCGTCACCAAAGATATGCATGAGCGCAAAAGGCTGATGTTCGAAAAGGCCGACGCCTTCGTCGCTCTGCCCGGCGGCATCGGCACGCTGGAGGAGCTGGTCGAGCAGCTCACTTGGGCGCAGCTCGGCCAGCACAAAAAGCCGATCATGATCGCCAATATCGGCGGCTATTGGGAGCCCCTGCTCTCGATGCTCGAACATATGACGGCGCATTCGTTCATCCGCGAAACGCTGTGGGTGCCCTATCTCATCGCCGACCGGATCGAGGACGTTCTGCCGGAGCTCGAAAAAGCCGCGCAGGATATTCTGGAGGCTGGCGAGCGCCCGAAAAAGACCGTCGCCGGAACGCCGCTCGGGAAGATGTAA
- a CDS encoding LysM peptidoglycan-binding domain-containing protein has product MNARLSRLAVLGLVVVLAAGAGIFARQYLAEQNELTPDAMPEQAPLPKLAMPEVPAPAAQQPAGPGFDVVRVEPTGDAIVAGRAAPGSEVELLANGGVIDKTLANEAGEFVIMPPPLSPGSHELTLRTKEAASRQAVTVSVPEPGKGEVLVVVGEPGKPSQVVQAGAPQGPGAGLIQPPAIVAADQAAPLRIGAVESENGRLYVQGSGPPGARTVIYLNDAPLAEAEIGTDGRWSLTVERGLTKGDYRVRVDQAGEAGKVLARVEVPFTAEGSSDPASSSTEIAAAPKPASGPESEPQTTASVPSNPVVAQLGTIEVRRGDNLWRISRKAYGAGDRYSTIYQANSDQIRDPDRIYPGQIFVMPPGG; this is encoded by the coding sequence ATGAATGCGCGTTTGAGCCGGCTAGCCGTGCTCGGCCTCGTCGTGGTGTTGGCGGCGGGGGCGGGAATTTTCGCGCGGCAATATCTTGCCGAGCAGAACGAGCTGACGCCCGATGCGATGCCCGAACAGGCGCCGCTCCCCAAACTCGCAATGCCGGAAGTGCCGGCCCCGGCCGCCCAGCAGCCCGCAGGTCCGGGCTTCGATGTCGTCCGCGTCGAGCCGACGGGCGATGCCATTGTCGCCGGTAGAGCCGCGCCCGGCAGTGAGGTCGAGCTTCTCGCCAATGGCGGGGTGATCGACAAGACCCTCGCTAATGAGGCCGGCGAATTCGTGATCATGCCGCCGCCGCTCTCGCCGGGCAGCCACGAACTTACCTTGCGCACCAAAGAAGCCGCCTCGCGTCAGGCCGTCACCGTCTCGGTGCCCGAGCCCGGCAAGGGCGAAGTGCTCGTTGTTGTCGGCGAGCCGGGCAAGCCGTCCCAGGTCGTGCAGGCCGGTGCGCCGCAGGGACCGGGCGCGGGCTTGATCCAGCCGCCCGCCATCGTCGCCGCCGATCAGGCGGCGCCGCTGCGCATCGGTGCGGTGGAATCCGAAAACGGCCGTCTCTACGTGCAGGGTAGCGGTCCGCCGGGCGCCCGCACCGTTATCTATCTCAACGATGCGCCTCTGGCCGAAGCCGAGATCGGCACTGACGGCCGCTGGTCGCTCACCGTCGAACGCGGCCTGACCAAGGGCGATTACCGCGTCCGGGTCGATCAGGCGGGCGAGGCAGGCAAGGTTCTGGCGCGGGTCGAAGTGCCGTTCACGGCCGAAGGGTCGTCGGACCCCGCGTCCTCATCGACCGAGATCGCGGCGGCGCCCAAGCCTGCCTCCGGACCGGAATCCGAACCCCAGACCACGGCCAGCGTGCCGTCCAATCCGGTCGTCGCCCAGCTCGGCACCATCGAGGTCCGCCGCGGCGACAATCTCTGGCGCATCAGCCGCAAAGCCTATGGGGCCGGCGACCGCTACTCGACCATCTATCAGGCCAATTCCGACCAGATCCGCGATCCGGACCGGATTTATCCCGGCCAGATTTTCGTCATGCCGCCCGGCGGCTGA